TTCATCTGGCGACACTGGATGAGGCACAGCGAACGGCTTGCGCCGAGTTGATGCTGCTGCGATTGCAAGAGCGGTTCTCCGATCAATCTGTACGCGAGGTGTTCTGGCGCTTGCCGCAAGTCACCAGCCTGATCGCGGAGTCCTGATGCTCAACCGATTTCAACGCTGGCGTGAACGTGGTTGGACTCTTATCGATGCCCCAACCTATGCCCAGGCTTGGCAACGCTTTGGCGGCAGCGTCGCAACCCATCCCTTGGTTGTCGAACGCTTGGCTGCGCTGGCTGATATCCCGGTGCGTTATTTAGGCTGGGAGCAGAGCGGCGAATTGCAGGCCGCGATCCCGACGTGGGGCCGCTCATTGGCCCTCTCAAAAGACGTGCTCAAGCGCCAGGGCAAAAAAGGTCTGTTCGATTTGGGCAATGCCGAATTGATTTTGCCTGTGGCTGCTGGCGCGCAGGTTGCGTTGCGCCATAGAGCGCGCTATCTATCGGCCCTGAATGAAGGCCGGGTCAGTACCCTGAAACCTCAGCCAGAATCGCTGGCCATGTCCCGTGCGCCGGAAGAGCTGTCGAAAAAATTCCGCTACAACCAACGCCGTGAGTTGCGTCTGTTGGAAGAAGCGGGCGGCGTAGCGCGCCCTGTGGCTGAGTTCACCAGCGCTGAATTAGCCGCTATGTATTGCGACCTGTTCCAGCGCCGCTGGGGGTTCCCTGCTACCGGCGCCGAACGGATGGCGGACGTGATTGAGTTGTTGCGTGAGCTGATGATTGGCTCGGTGCTGTTCCTTAACGACTCACCTATCGCCATCCAGTTGGTGTATCGGGTCGAAGCGCCGGAGTGGATCAGCGTGGAATACATCAACGGCGGTGTCGATCCGGAAAACCGCGGTTTTAGTCCTGGCAGCGTCCTCAGTTTTCTTAATACTCAAAGTGCTTGGGAACAGGCGCGTGCTAATAACAAACCGCTGCGTTTCTCTTTTGGGCGTGCTGATCGCGAATACAAGGACCGGTGGTGCAGCCAGGTGCCGGTGTTTCAAGTATGAATTCGGGCGTGAACCGCAAGCAGCAATTGCTTAAGCGCCATCGTCGCAACAAACGCGCGGTGCTGCTGATCGGCCTGTTATTACTAGTCGTAATAGGCATTCTGGTAGCGTGGTGGTTGCCGCTGCTGTTGGCGGTCCTCGCATGGGTGGCCCATGAAGCCTGGTTTGCCGACCATTTGTTTTACTCCCCCAAAGACGATTATCACTACCGTTTTCCGGATGACTGCGAACAGCCGAATGTCCGTCTGGAGGGCGAATTTTTGCAAGTGGGTCAACCGTTGGCGTTGACCGGCGATGAAACCTTGGTCCTTGGGCTACGGATTAAAAGTTCGTGGATTGGACGCTTTCTTGACCCTGCCATCAACCTGCTGGGCACTGACCTACGCGACCAACAAGCCTTCGAGCGCGGGGTCGACGGTTTGCGCTACCTGAATCTGACTGGCCTTGGCGCCGCGTTGGCGGATGGTTCGCTTCGTGTGCGCGGTCGGTTTTGCCGTTTGCAGGGGCTGCCGAGGTTGTGGGTGTTTCGTCACACTGACGTCAGACGCCAGCGAGTCATGGTGATTGCGCCTCACGCTGACGACGCCGAATTGGCCGCGTTCGGCTTATATAGCCAAGCCGCCGAAGCCTGGATCGTGACCCTCACTGCTGGCGAAATCGAAGCCGAGCATTATCGGCAAATGGGCATGCAACCTGCCGAAGCCGCCCGAGTCAAAGGTCGTTTGCGTGCATGGGACAGCGTCGCCGTGCCGCGTTGGGGTGGGGTGCCGGAAGCGCACTGCGTACAGCTCGGGTATTTCTGTCTGCAGCTCCCGGCAATGCAGGCCGCGCCGGAGCAACCTATAGCGTCCCGCGAAGCCGAGTTAAGCGATACCCGACTGTTTCGGCAGTTCAATCCGATGCTGCTGCCTGGCGATTCGGACGGTGCGCCGACTTGGAACAACTTACTCGCCGATCTGCGAGCTTTGTTGTTGACGGCTCGTCCTCAAGTGTTGGTCATGCCGCATCCATCAATTGATCCGCATCCCGATCATATTTGCGCTCAGGCAGCAGTGCTTGAGGCGCTGCATGGATTGGAATGGCAGCCGCAGACGATTCTCGGCTATGCCAATCATCTTTATGATAACGACCGTTGGCCCATGGGTAACGCCTACACTGGCGTGAGTTTGCCGCCTTATTTTGCAGGCGTCGATTTGATCCCTTACAGCCTTGAGCTTTCGGCCTCGGCACAACGTGACAAGGCCATGGCGCTGGGCATGATGCACGATTTGCAGCCGTTACCGCCGTTCAAGCGCCGGGTTCGCCGTTGGTTGCAACAGTTGCTGGCTGGCCGACGTTGGCCGGCTGAAGGTGAAAATGAATTTTTTAGAAAAGCTGTTCGCCGACACGAATTGTTCTGGCGCAAAGACCATTGATTTAGCCTGCAGCGCGCGTTGGGGAAAACGATGAAAGTTCTATTTTTGGTGCAAAAGGAACAGCGTGCCATTCTGGATCGTCTATATGAAGGCGTCGCGGAGCATTGTGAGTGTGATTTACGCTGGCTGACCTCTGCTGAACAGCGAAATCTGCGAGGCTACTTTCGGCGTGAAGTGGATATCACACGCTACGATCGCATCGTTTTCTTTCTCCGCTTCAAACAAGAGATTCGCCAAGTCCCGTTCATTCGTACGGTACCTAATCTGGTCATTCTTGAACACGATGCCTATCAAAATTATATTCCCTGCAAATACACCGGCAAATTTAGCGCGCATTACCGCAAGCTGCCGTGGGCGCGGGTTATAAGTTCAGGGTTTATGGTCAGCAAGCGCCTGCGCGAAGAAGGTTTCGACGCAGTGTTCGTCCCCAAAGGCTACGATCAGAACTTATTGCAGGACCAAGGGCGCGAGCGGGATATCGAACTGGCCTTCGTCGGCAGCACTGACAGCATTGCCTATAGCGGCCGCAAGGCTCTGCTTGAAGAGTTAGGCCGAGTTGAAACACTTGTGGTGACCCGTACCAAATCCGGTGAGGAATACTGTGACACGTTGAATCGGATTCGGTTTTTTGTAAGCGCTGATGTTGGCATGGGCGAATACATGATCAAGAACTTCGAAGCTATGGCGTGTGGCTGCGTGCTGTTGGCCTTCGATCAAGGGGCGGCCGAAAACGACGCATTAGGTCTGCAAGATATGCATAACGTGGTGTTTTACAGCACTATTGCCCAGTTGCAGCAAAAGCTCGCATTGTTACGCGCTGACCCCCAAATGGCTGGGCGCATAGCGATCAGCGGTAGAAATCTTGTCTCATCCCAATTCAGTTTCGCAGCTATTGGTAAACGCATTGTCCAAGAGCTCGAGCCTGCGTTGGGTGCTCAAACGCCGCTCACCTGGGTCGACCGTCTACGTGGGAAGTTTGGTATTTAACGCGTCGGATGAACTCTACATTGGTTTGACGGGCACCGTTTCTAAGGGGATGCTGCTTTGGTTTTACGTGCTTTGCATGGAGACGCAAATGCGTGGGCGAGGGTGGTTTGGCGTAAGCATGCAGTCTTTTATATGAAATGTCGGCTTTAACAATAATGATGGCAATAAGCTGTGCGCTGCGTGAGGATGCGCACTTATTTCCAGGCGAGATTGCTGTTTTTGCAAACTCCAAGCAGATGCGAACCACCACTGCA
The nucleotide sequence above comes from Pseudomonas sp. AB6. Encoded proteins:
- a CDS encoding antimicrobial resistance protein Mig-14, with translation MLNRFQRWRERGWTLIDAPTYAQAWQRFGGSVATHPLVVERLAALADIPVRYLGWEQSGELQAAIPTWGRSLALSKDVLKRQGKKGLFDLGNAELILPVAAGAQVALRHRARYLSALNEGRVSTLKPQPESLAMSRAPEELSKKFRYNQRRELRLLEEAGGVARPVAEFTSAELAAMYCDLFQRRWGFPATGAERMADVIELLRELMIGSVLFLNDSPIAIQLVYRVEAPEWISVEYINGGVDPENRGFSPGSVLSFLNTQSAWEQARANNKPLRFSFGRADREYKDRWCSQVPVFQV
- a CDS encoding PIG-L deacetylase family protein, which translates into the protein MNRKQQLLKRHRRNKRAVLLIGLLLLVVIGILVAWWLPLLLAVLAWVAHEAWFADHLFYSPKDDYHYRFPDDCEQPNVRLEGEFLQVGQPLALTGDETLVLGLRIKSSWIGRFLDPAINLLGTDLRDQQAFERGVDGLRYLNLTGLGAALADGSLRVRGRFCRLQGLPRLWVFRHTDVRRQRVMVIAPHADDAELAAFGLYSQAAEAWIVTLTAGEIEAEHYRQMGMQPAEAARVKGRLRAWDSVAVPRWGGVPEAHCVQLGYFCLQLPAMQAAPEQPIASREAELSDTRLFRQFNPMLLPGDSDGAPTWNNLLADLRALLLTARPQVLVMPHPSIDPHPDHICAQAAVLEALHGLEWQPQTILGYANHLYDNDRWPMGNAYTGVSLPPYFAGVDLIPYSLELSASAQRDKAMALGMMHDLQPLPPFKRRVRRWLQQLLAGRRWPAEGENEFFRKAVRRHELFWRKDH
- a CDS encoding glycosyltransferase gives rise to the protein MKVLFLVQKEQRAILDRLYEGVAEHCECDLRWLTSAEQRNLRGYFRREVDITRYDRIVFFLRFKQEIRQVPFIRTVPNLVILEHDAYQNYIPCKYTGKFSAHYRKLPWARVISSGFMVSKRLREEGFDAVFVPKGYDQNLLQDQGRERDIELAFVGSTDSIAYSGRKALLEELGRVETLVVTRTKSGEEYCDTLNRIRFFVSADVGMGEYMIKNFEAMACGCVLLAFDQGAAENDALGLQDMHNVVFYSTIAQLQQKLALLRADPQMAGRIAISGRNLVSSQFSFAAIGKRIVQELEPALGAQTPLTWVDRLRGKFGI